From Roseateles sp. SL47:
TTGTTGTAGTCCCACAGCAGGGCACTTTTGCCGCGCGCCTTGAGCGAGCGGTCCAGCGCCATGACCGCCTCGAAGGTGGCGGGTGGCTGCCGCACCAGGGCCTTGTTGTAGATCAGCCCCGTCGCTTCGATGGCAATCGGATACCCCCAGAACCGCCCTTGGTAGCGGAAGGCCTCCCAGGTGCTGGGCTCCTGCTCCTCATAGAGTGGCCGTCGCGGCTGCACCGGGCTGATCAGGCCGGCCTTGGCCCACTCGCCCACACGGTCATGCGGCCAGCAGAAGATGTCCGGCCCTTTGCCGGCACCGGCCGCCTGCTGGAATTTGTCCGGCGCATCCACCGGATGCTCCACCACCACCTTCACGCCGGAGGCTTCTTCAAACGCCTGGCCGACCTTCTGAAGCCCGTTGTAGGCCTTGTCGCCATTGATCCACACCAGCAGCCGAGCAGCGGACTGCGCCAGGGCGGACGCAGGCCAGGTGGCTGTGGCCAGCAGGGCGAGGGTGATGCCCACGCTGCACAGCGGCATTCTGGGGGTCATGCCGGCACTCCGACACGACGGAACGCCTGACCTTGCGCATCAAACAGGTAGCAGGCGTCTGGCGGAATCTGCAGGGACAGGCTGTCGCCGGAGCGCACGCGGGTGCGGCCATCCAATTCACAGGTGAGCGCCTCCTCCACACCGGGGAACGTGCAGTAGGCATGCGTGGTGCCGCCCAGCGATTCCACGAAGGTGATGGTGGCCTGAATCAGATTGGCGTCGCCGCCCACCTGGAAATGCTCGGGGCGCACCCCCAGCGTGACCGGGTCACCGGCCTTGGCCCGGGCGGCGTCCACCTGCGCACGGATGAGCGCACCACCGGCCAGGCGCACCATGGCCTGCGCGGCACCGGTCTCCACCATCTCGGCCGCGATGAAGTTCATCCGCGGGCTGCCGATGAAGCCGGCCACAAAGAGGTTGTCCGGATGCTCGTACAAGGCCATCGGGGTGCCCACCTGCTCGATCCGGCCGGCCGACAGCACGGCGATGCGGTCGGCCAGGGTCATGGCCTCCACCTGGTCGTGGGTGACATAGACCATGGTGGTCTTCAGGTCCTCATGCAGCTTGGCGAATTCATAACGCATGCGCACCCGCAGCGCCGCATCCAGATTCGAGAGCGGTTCATCAAACAGGAAGACTTCGGGCTTGCGCACGATGGCCCGGCCGATGGCCACCCGCTGACGTTGCCCGCCAGACAGGTCCTTGGGCTTGCGGTCCAGCAGATGCTCGATGTGCAGGATGCGGGCGGCATAACGCACGGCACGGTCGATCTCGTCCTTGCGCACCTTGGCCAGCTTCAATCCGAACGCCATGTTGTCGTAGAGATTCATGTGCGGGTAGAGCGCATAGCTCTGGAATACCATCGCAATGCCGCGTTCCGCCGGAGGGACGTCATTGACCCGTCGGCCACCAATCCGCATTTCGCCGCCGGTGATGTCTTCCAGGCCGGCAATGGTGCGCAGCAGGGTGGACTTGCCGCATCCCGAGGGGCCTACGAACACCATGAATTCGCCGTCCCGGATCTCCAGGTCAATGCCATGCAGGATCTTGGTCTCGCCATAGGCCTTGACCACGGCTTGCAGCTTCACGTCCGCCACTTGATACCTCCGCAGCGGCCCGCAGGGCGGGTGCTGCCTGTCTCGCTCGTTTGATGTGGATGCAACGTCCGGTCGGACGGCACAGGCCGGCGACGGATGTCATTTGTAGAGAATATACATGGCGCACCACGGTGTCACAACGCGGTAAAGCGCTTGAATTTGCAGCCGATTCAATATGAATCAACCACTTATTGAACAGTGCGGGATAACCCGATGTAGTCAAACTACAGAAAACTGAAGGCGCTTGGTGGATACTTCGTCCCGTCTACCGCACTGTAGAGGTCGCGCGCTGCCGGCCCCATCGCTGAACACCCTATGACTGCTGCCTCCCGTGCTCTGTCCACCTTTTCGACCGGTGATGCCATGACGACTCCCACCGCTTCTTCCGACCTGAGCGTCGCTTTCCAACTCGCGCTGCAGCGCGAGCTGCATGTGGGCGGAGAAGCCGCCAGCCCGCAGGCCTTGTTGCGGGCCGCGGCCCATGCCAGCCGGGAGTTGCTGGCCCAACGCTGGGCGGATACCCAGGCGGAAGATGCGCGGCGTGGCCTCAAGGCGTCGGTGCGCCGTGTGCACTACCTGTCGATGGAATTCCTGATGGGCCGCGCGCTCGGCAATGCACTGGCCGCGCTGGGCCTGGAGGACACGGTGCGTGCCGCCTTCCATGCTGAAGGCCACACGCTGCCGGATGTGCTGGAACGCGAGCCGGACGCCGCGCTGGGCAATGGCGGCCTTGGCCGTCTGGCGGCCTGCTTCCTGGACTCCTTTGCCGAGTTGGGGCTGCCGTCCTTCGGGTATGGCCTGCGCTACCAATACGGGATGTTTGCGCAGGGCATCCAGAACGGTCGCCAGGTGGAAGCACCGGACGACTGGATGGCACAG
This genomic window contains:
- a CDS encoding ABC transporter ATP-binding protein, which encodes MADVKLQAVVKAYGETKILHGIDLEIRDGEFMVFVGPSGCGKSTLLRTIAGLEDITGGEMRIGGRRVNDVPPAERGIAMVFQSYALYPHMNLYDNMAFGLKLAKVRKDEIDRAVRYAARILHIEHLLDRKPKDLSGGQRQRVAIGRAIVRKPEVFLFDEPLSNLDAALRVRMRYEFAKLHEDLKTTMVYVTHDQVEAMTLADRIAVLSAGRIEQVGTPMALYEHPDNLFVAGFIGSPRMNFIAAEMVETGAAQAMVRLAGGALIRAQVDAARAKAGDPVTLGVRPEHFQVGGDANLIQATITFVESLGGTTHAYCTFPGVEEALTCELDGRTRVRSGDSLSLQIPPDACYLFDAQGQAFRRVGVPA